The Solibacillus sp. FSL W7-1436 genome window below encodes:
- a CDS encoding glycosyltransferase family 4 protein, whose protein sequence is MIYVSLIVAFIAAIILTPLVKRLAFRLGAVDAPNYRKVHARIMPRLGGLAIFGAFMIGILLLKFVTNFESDYLYAILIAATIIVATGIVDDMREISAKAKLLGQVIAAFIVVFVGGIQIDNINLPFGGELEFGWLGIPFTIIWIVGITNAINLIDGLDGLAAGVSTIALMTLAVMAMIMGNGIVIAMAAILAAATIGFLFFNFHPAKIFMGDTGALFLGFMISVLALLGFKNVAVISFVIPVIMLGVPISDTFFAIVRRLRSGKKWSDPDKSHLHHRLLDLGFSHRQTVTIIYAMAAMFGLAAVIFSMAKVWGAILLIAVILVAIELFVEIIGLAGKNYKPLLNLVRIFNK, encoded by the coding sequence ATGATTTACGTGTCTTTAATCGTAGCTTTTATTGCTGCTATTATACTAACTCCGCTTGTGAAGCGATTGGCTTTTCGCCTTGGAGCTGTAGATGCCCCGAACTATCGTAAAGTGCATGCTCGCATTATGCCACGATTAGGCGGTTTAGCAATTTTTGGTGCGTTTATGATCGGGATTTTACTTTTAAAATTTGTCACGAACTTCGAAAGTGACTACTTATATGCGATTTTAATTGCCGCTACAATTATCGTAGCAACAGGTATTGTCGATGACATGCGCGAAATTTCTGCGAAGGCCAAGCTGCTTGGTCAAGTAATCGCAGCCTTTATCGTTGTATTTGTCGGCGGTATTCAAATTGATAACATTAACTTACCGTTTGGTGGGGAACTGGAATTCGGCTGGTTAGGCATTCCATTCACAATTATCTGGATTGTCGGTATTACAAACGCGATCAACTTAATTGATGGTCTTGATGGACTGGCTGCAGGTGTTTCGACAATTGCCTTAATGACATTGGCTGTAATGGCGATGATCATGGGGAACGGGATCGTTATCGCAATGGCTGCCATTTTGGCTGCTGCAACAATCGGTTTCCTGTTTTTCAACTTCCACCCTGCGAAAATTTTCATGGGGGACACAGGTGCACTGTTTTTAGGATTTATGATCTCGGTGCTCGCACTTCTAGGATTTAAAAACGTAGCGGTTATTTCGTTCGTTATCCCGGTTATTATGCTGGGAGTTCCGATATCTGATACATTCTTCGCAATCGTACGTCGTTTGCGCAGCGGTAAAAAATGGTCGGATCCGGATAAATCGCATTTACATCACCGTTTATTGGATTTGGGGTTCTCGCATCGTCAAACCGTGACGATTATTTATGCGATGGCTGCAATGTTCGGTCTCGCTGCTGTCATCTTCTCGATGGCAAAAGTATGGGGCGCAATTTTACTCATTGCCGTTATATTAGTGGCGATTGAGCTGTTCGTAGAAATTATCGGCCTCGCCGGCAAAAACTATAAACCGTTGCTCAACCTCGTAAGAATATTTAATAAGTGA
- a CDS encoding LCP family protein, which produces MKTRQNKKKGSSKFRLFLKVTMLLTLSLVICATAYGVYLTKQAEHAANNAYEEIEDRKLPEQREVKVEPAQDNVSILILGVDDSEKRGQGADNSRTDALMLATLNNKTKTVKLVSIPRDSYVYIPHIGYNDKINHAHARGGTLASIETVEELFDIPIDYYLRVNFNAFIDIVDALGGIEAEVPYAMLEKDEFDRNTVNLQPGLQTLGGREALALARTRKQDNDIERGKRQQEIIQAIASKASSFTSISKYDDILEAVGNNMKTDMTFTEMKSFFSYLSDGMPRIDTLTLEGYDDMSTGVYYYKLDQEALEETSHILKSHLGLTPESTNISGTSSQSNSAYTTRTNTDTQ; this is translated from the coding sequence ATGAAAACAAGGCAAAATAAAAAGAAAGGCTCTTCGAAATTCAGATTGTTTCTTAAAGTTACGATGCTTTTGACTCTTTCGCTCGTAATTTGCGCAACAGCATACGGTGTCTATTTGACGAAGCAAGCCGAACATGCTGCGAATAATGCATATGAAGAAATCGAGGACCGCAAACTCCCGGAACAGCGTGAAGTAAAAGTTGAGCCGGCCCAAGACAATGTTTCTATTTTAATTTTAGGTGTCGATGATAGTGAAAAGCGCGGACAAGGTGCAGATAACTCCCGCACAGATGCCCTCATGCTTGCCACTTTAAACAATAAAACAAAAACAGTTAAACTAGTAAGTATCCCGCGTGATTCATATGTTTACATCCCTCACATCGGATATAACGATAAAATCAACCATGCCCACGCGCGTGGTGGCACACTTGCTTCAATTGAAACTGTAGAAGAATTATTTGATATCCCAATTGACTACTATTTACGTGTTAACTTTAATGCCTTCATCGATATTGTCGATGCATTAGGCGGCATTGAAGCAGAAGTACCTTACGCAATGCTTGAAAAAGACGAATTCGACCGCAACACTGTCAACCTGCAGCCAGGATTGCAAACATTGGGCGGCCGTGAAGCACTGGCTCTTGCCCGCACACGTAAACAGGACAATGACATTGAACGCGGCAAACGCCAGCAGGAAATCATTCAGGCGATCGCTTCAAAAGCATCATCATTTACATCCATCTCAAAATACGATGATATTTTAGAAGCTGTCGGTAACAATATGAAGACAGATATGACATTTACGGAAATGAAATCTTTCTTCAGCTACTTATCTGACGGCATGCCTCGTATTGATACATTGACGCTGGAAGGCTATGACGACATGTCGACAGGCGTCTATTATTACAAGCTGGATCAGGAAGCACTTGAAGAAACAAGCCATATTTTAAAAAGTCACTTAGGACTTACTCCGGAATCGACAAACATTTCGGGCACAAGTTCACAATCAAATTCAGCTTATACAACAAGAACGAATACAGATACACAATAA
- a CDS encoding YigZ family protein — protein MRNNYFTVKGYGESEIIISKSRFLTYVERVETEEEAILFIDKIKKMHASATHNCSCYMIGEHDQIQKANDDGEPSGTAGVPMLEVLKKQGLKDTVVVVTRYFGGIKLGGGGLIRAYSKATTEGIAAAQVVERKLHYLMKIGIDYVWLGKVENEIRGSHYPLYDIQYAENVEIYVHVLKEEEQTFIDWITELTNGQAVVTQEDALFIEFLKE, from the coding sequence ATGAGAAATAACTACTTTACAGTAAAAGGTTACGGAGAATCTGAAATCATCATATCCAAATCGCGTTTTTTAACTTATGTAGAACGCGTTGAAACAGAAGAAGAAGCGATTCTCTTTATTGATAAAATAAAAAAGATGCATGCATCGGCAACCCATAACTGCTCCTGCTATATGATCGGGGAGCATGATCAGATCCAAAAGGCGAATGATGACGGGGAACCAAGTGGCACTGCAGGCGTCCCTATGTTAGAAGTTCTAAAAAAACAAGGCTTAAAAGATACGGTTGTTGTTGTCACTCGCTATTTTGGCGGGATAAAGCTTGGCGGAGGCGGTCTGATCCGCGCCTACAGTAAAGCAACAACAGAAGGTATCGCCGCTGCTCAAGTTGTTGAGCGAAAATTGCACTATTTAATGAAAATCGGGATTGATTATGTGTGGTTGGGGAAAGTAGAAAATGAGATACGCGGTTCCCACTATCCTCTTTATGATATTCAGTATGCTGAAAATGTAGAAATTTATGTACATGTTTTAAAAGAGGAAGAGCAAACTTTTATTGACTGGATTACAGAACTGACAAATGGCCAGGCAGTAGTCACACAAGAAGATGCGCTTTTTATCGAGTTTCTGAAGGAATAG
- a CDS encoding sensor histidine kinase produces MLENNQIDIASLDVIFNRMLETITSSKDDVFIISEQSRRNFEEMQQELEVVRHEIKIIIDESDNLEKLLQLSRQRLVVVSKSFNNHSEEQIRAAYENTSNLQLKVSLCREREKQLRDKRDDLERRLRTLYDTIERADHIVNQVNVVINFLTTDLKNVGAALEQAKIKQDFGIRIIAAQEEERKRLSREIHDGPAQMMANVLMRSNLIDRTFREKGADAALKEIHDLKISVRNALSEVRRIIYDLRPMALDDLGIDPTLKKYLSTIMEYNPGVEIQFLSYNNERRIPSDYEVAVFRLVQESVNNALKHGKPNLIIVKLEWLCDEINVVVKDNGVGFDTESVREGSFGIIGMRERIELLKGSLKISSSIGKGTTILMKIPLPVKDDEIR; encoded by the coding sequence GTGCTAGAAAACAATCAAATAGACATCGCCTCGCTTGATGTAATATTTAATCGGATGTTGGAAACTATTACAAGTTCGAAAGATGATGTATTTATTATAAGCGAACAAAGCCGCAGAAACTTTGAAGAGATGCAACAAGAGCTGGAAGTGGTGCGTCATGAAATTAAGATTATAATAGATGAAAGTGATAACTTGGAAAAGTTGCTTCAATTATCTAGACAGCGATTAGTCGTTGTAAGTAAAAGTTTCAATAATCATTCAGAAGAGCAAATACGTGCTGCTTATGAAAATACAAGTAATTTACAACTAAAGGTCTCCCTTTGCCGGGAGCGTGAAAAGCAGCTAAGAGATAAGCGTGACGATTTGGAAAGACGCCTGCGCACACTTTATGATACGATTGAAAGAGCGGATCATATCGTGAACCAAGTGAATGTTGTTATTAACTTTTTGACTACCGATCTTAAAAATGTCGGGGCAGCACTTGAACAGGCGAAGATCAAACAGGATTTTGGCATACGTATTATCGCAGCCCAGGAAGAAGAACGCAAGCGTTTATCGCGCGAAATTCATGATGGGCCTGCACAAATGATGGCGAATGTGCTGATGCGTTCGAATTTAATTGACCGCACTTTCCGGGAAAAAGGAGCCGACGCCGCTTTAAAAGAAATTCATGACTTGAAAATAAGCGTCCGCAACGCCTTATCCGAAGTACGCCGCATTATTTACGATTTACGTCCAATGGCACTCGATGACCTTGGTATTGATCCGACATTGAAAAAGTACTTATCTACAATTATGGAATACAATCCAGGTGTTGAGATTCAGTTCCTTTCATATAATAACGAGCGCAGAATCCCTTCAGATTATGAAGTGGCCGTTTTCCGTTTAGTGCAGGAAAGTGTAAACAATGCATTGAAACACGGAAAACCAAATCTGATAATTGTTAAACTTGAGTGGTTATGTGACGAAATTAATGTTGTGGTAAAAGATAATGGGGTTGGATTTGATACGGAAAGTGTTCGTGAAGGATCTTTCGGTATTATAGGGATGAGAGAAAGAATCGAACTGCTGAAAGGTTCTTTGAAAATTAGCAGCAGCATCGGTAAAGGAACAACGATTTTAATGAAAATTCCATTGCCGGTAAAAGATGACGAGATAAGATAG
- a CDS encoding response regulator transcription factor produces the protein MTKIIIVDDHQLFREGVKRILDFEDTFEVVAEGDDGTDIVNLYEQNEPDVVLMDINMPGRNGVEATADLIAVYPDAKVMVLSIHDDESYVTHALKSGALGYMLKEMDADEIVEAIKVVSNGGSYLHPKVTKNLVAEFRRLSEHENKGNFHQTEIRRPFHLLTKRECEVLQLLTDGQSNRTIGETLFISEKTVKNHVSSILQKMNVNDRTQAVVTAIKNGWVEVR, from the coding sequence ATGACGAAAATTATTATTGTAGATGATCACCAATTATTCCGTGAAGGGGTAAAACGTATTTTAGATTTTGAAGACACATTCGAGGTTGTTGCTGAAGGTGATGACGGCACAGATATCGTAAACTTATATGAACAAAACGAACCGGATGTTGTATTGATGGATATTAATATGCCGGGCAGAAACGGTGTAGAGGCGACAGCTGATTTGATCGCTGTATATCCGGACGCGAAAGTAATGGTTTTATCGATTCATGATGACGAATCATATGTAACACACGCATTAAAATCAGGTGCACTTGGCTATATGCTGAAAGAAATGGATGCCGATGAAATCGTTGAAGCAATCAAAGTTGTTTCCAACGGTGGCTCTTACCTGCACCCGAAAGTAACAAAAAATCTGGTTGCGGAATTCCGTCGTCTATCAGAGCACGAAAACAAAGGTAATTTCCATCAAACAGAAATTCGCCGTCCATTCCACTTATTAACGAAGCGTGAATGCGAAGTGCTTCAATTATTAACAGATGGCCAATCAAACCGTACAATCGGCGAGACATTATTCATCTCGGAAAAAACGGTTAAAAACCATGTATCAAGTATTTTACAGAAAATGAATGTTAATGACCGTACTCAAGCAGTTGTAACAGCAATCAAAAACGGCTGGGTAGAAGTACGTTAA
- a CDS encoding nuclear transport factor 2 family protein — protein MKKWLVAVLAVFVLAACGNEQEASPENLQKTIDEGTVGFEMMGDSVQEEADVPEEEKNNIISAFNEYIAAFNEKDLERYKNIISKNATGFNYDEDIEAVSDVFNQYDVKRTAEDITIVKYSGDEAQVFSNLKTETKEIDTGAELSGVGRQVTVLKKEDGWKVSSIYYIGSE, from the coding sequence ATGAAAAAATGGTTGGTAGCTGTACTTGCGGTCTTTGTACTGGCAGCTTGCGGGAATGAACAAGAAGCTTCACCTGAAAATCTGCAGAAAACGATCGACGAAGGTACTGTAGGCTTTGAAATGATGGGGGATTCAGTTCAGGAAGAGGCGGATGTCCCGGAGGAAGAAAAAAATAATATTATATCTGCTTTCAATGAATATATTGCAGCCTTTAATGAAAAAGATTTAGAACGTTATAAAAATATAATTTCAAAAAATGCGACAGGTTTTAATTATGATGAAGATATCGAAGCGGTTTCCGACGTGTTTAATCAATATGATGTGAAACGTACGGCCGAAGATATTACGATTGTAAAATACAGCGGCGATGAAGCGCAGGTATTTTCAAATTTAAAGACTGAAACGAAAGAAATCGATACAGGTGCAGAACTGTCCGGTGTCGGCCGCCAAGTAACGGTGTTGAAAAAGGAAGACGGTTGGAAAGTTTCGAGCATCTATTATATCGGCAGTGAATAA
- a CDS encoding DegV family protein: MKTAIVTDSTAYLTLEERNSYNVHMIPLSVNIEGTFYDEEIDITASEFYDRVRGAAEFPKTTQPSVGKFVELYETLGKNYEEIVTIHLSSGISGTFQGAVQAGAMVEGVNVHAFDSEVAAYLQGFYVKEAAKLASEGASGEQIMTHLNDLKDSMDDYIIVDDLQHLQRGGRLSAAAALIGGLLQVKPILTFQNKVIVPFEKIRTRKKALRRVEEQLASAVEKHGALQATVIHANCEDEAREWMKSLEAAYPTVDFTLSYFGPVIGTHLGEGAMAIGWIKK; this comes from the coding sequence ATGAAAACAGCAATTGTTACAGACAGTACAGCCTATTTAACACTTGAAGAACGAAATTCGTACAATGTCCATATGATTCCTCTAAGTGTAAACATTGAAGGAACATTTTACGATGAAGAAATCGATATTACAGCTTCAGAATTTTACGACCGTGTGCGCGGTGCTGCGGAGTTTCCGAAAACAACGCAACCATCTGTCGGAAAATTTGTCGAGCTTTATGAAACATTAGGAAAAAATTATGAAGAAATTGTAACGATACACTTATCAAGCGGAATCAGCGGAACTTTCCAAGGTGCCGTGCAAGCGGGTGCAATGGTGGAAGGTGTGAACGTTCACGCATTTGATTCGGAAGTTGCCGCCTACCTTCAAGGCTTCTATGTAAAGGAAGCTGCTAAACTAGCGTCGGAAGGCGCATCGGGCGAGCAGATTATGACACATTTGAATGATTTGAAAGATTCAATGGATGATTACATTATTGTCGACGACCTGCAGCATCTGCAGCGCGGCGGTCGTTTATCTGCAGCAGCGGCATTGATCGGCGGTTTGCTTCAGGTAAAGCCGATTTTAACATTCCAGAACAAAGTCATCGTGCCATTCGAAAAAATCCGCACGCGCAAAAAAGCACTACGCCGAGTGGAAGAGCAATTAGCATCAGCAGTCGAAAAGCACGGCGCTCTTCAAGCAACAGTGATTCACGCCAACTGTGAAGACGAAGCGCGCGAATGGATGAAGTCTCTGGAAGCGGCTTACCCAACAGTCGATTTCACATTAAGCTACTTCGGTCCGGTAATCGGCACACACCTAGGTGAAGGTGCAATGGCAATCGGGTGGATTAAGAAATAA
- a CDS encoding DEAD/DEAH box helicase, which yields MGRMCSCDELILWKGTKPLIQKPRVQFTWSGNLTPHQKKAADELAESISQNKNHLLEAVCGAGKTEILFAAIYNSLKAGKRVCVATPRTDVVLELYPRFQQVFQRITIHALYGGAEINNQFAQLVLATTHQLYRFEHAFDVMIVDEADAFPYTYDEVLQRAVLKAKKPDAPIAFVTATPSNKLLKQRNAENWGYSFIPRRFHGHVLPVPRFQSLWSYEKVFQKNKIPQKLQAWLYERLQQNEPFLIFFPTIELMEQATPLFQKIESTIDSVHSEDTDRKGKVLELRNEQRKGLLTTTILERGITIKNIQVAVVGAENPVFTSSALIQISGRVGRNIQYPTGDIVFFHHGITMEMDRARNKILEMNRHE from the coding sequence ATGGGGCGAATGTGCAGCTGTGATGAGCTAATTCTCTGGAAGGGAACGAAACCCCTGATACAGAAACCGCGAGTTCAGTTTACATGGTCCGGCAACCTGACCCCTCACCAGAAAAAAGCAGCGGATGAACTAGCAGAAAGTATTTCACAAAACAAAAACCATCTATTGGAAGCGGTGTGTGGTGCCGGAAAAACAGAGATTCTTTTTGCTGCAATCTACAATTCCCTAAAAGCAGGTAAAAGAGTTTGTGTGGCAACACCAAGAACGGATGTCGTATTGGAATTATACCCGCGTTTTCAGCAAGTGTTCCAAAGGATTACGATTCATGCACTTTACGGCGGCGCAGAAATTAACAATCAGTTCGCACAGCTTGTACTGGCAACGACACACCAGCTGTACCGGTTCGAACATGCCTTTGATGTTATGATAGTCGATGAAGCGGATGCCTTTCCGTATACTTATGACGAGGTATTGCAGCGTGCAGTACTGAAAGCGAAAAAACCCGATGCCCCAATTGCATTCGTTACAGCCACTCCGTCGAACAAATTGCTAAAGCAGCGAAACGCAGAAAACTGGGGTTATTCATTTATTCCGAGAAGATTTCATGGCCATGTTTTACCTGTCCCAAGATTCCAGTCGCTATGGAGTTACGAAAAAGTATTTCAGAAAAATAAAATTCCCCAAAAGCTCCAAGCCTGGCTCTACGAAAGACTTCAACAAAACGAACCATTTCTCATCTTCTTCCCGACAATCGAACTAATGGAACAAGCAACACCGCTGTTTCAAAAAATAGAATCTACTATTGACAGTGTCCATTCCGAAGACACGGATCGAAAAGGAAAGGTCCTGGAATTGCGCAATGAACAACGAAAAGGCTTACTGACGACGACTATTCTAGAGCGCGGAATCACAATCAAAAATATCCAGGTAGCCGTAGTCGGTGCGGAAAATCCTGTTTTCACATCGAGTGCGCTTATTCAAATTAGCGGAAGAGTCGGGCGGAATATACAGTACCCTACTGGTGATATCGTATTTTTCCACCATGGCATCACGATGGAAATGGACAGGGCCCGCAATAAAATATTGGAGATGAACCGCCATGAATAA
- a CDS encoding ComF family protein produces MNKPVQNCLLCDRELHQNIGWKELLLKTLPQTICTRCEQRFQRIEQQQKEGVVSLFHYNEAMKDYLHRYKFLHDILLAKVFNKVIHEHLKDDTRLIVPIPMHPENLKLRTFAHIDELLKAANIPFAHHLTKLSNEQQSLKTREERLKTPQLFEVINPNAIKDKNLLIVDDIYTTGTTLNHAKKALLEAGAKTVDGFTLIHG; encoded by the coding sequence ATGAATAAGCCGGTCCAGAATTGTCTCTTATGTGATCGCGAACTCCACCAAAACATTGGCTGGAAAGAACTGCTCCTAAAAACATTGCCTCAAACCATTTGTACACGTTGTGAACAACGCTTTCAACGAATCGAGCAGCAACAGAAAGAAGGAGTTGTATCTTTATTCCACTATAATGAAGCGATGAAAGATTATTTACACCGCTACAAGTTTCTGCACGACATTCTCCTTGCGAAAGTATTCAATAAAGTCATCCATGAACACCTCAAGGATGATACCCGCCTCATTGTCCCGATTCCGATGCATCCCGAAAACCTGAAATTAAGAACGTTTGCGCATATCGATGAATTACTGAAAGCGGCAAATATCCCGTTTGCCCACCATTTAACAAAGCTTTCGAATGAACAGCAATCCCTTAAAACAAGAGAAGAACGTCTAAAAACCCCGCAACTGTTCGAAGTCATCAACCCAAATGCAATAAAAGATAAAAATTTGCTTATAGTTGACGATATTTATACTACAGGGACAACATTAAACCATGCGAAAAAGGCGCTGCTTGAAGCCGGCGCAAAAACAGTGGACGGATTTACATTAATCCATGGGTAA
- a CDS encoding TIGR03826 family flagellar region protein: protein MAELRNCPSCNGFFNYTGMRDVCHNCAQIEEDQYQVVYRFLRKRENRAANVDRIVEATGVERDLLYKWVRKGRLHPAMFPNLGYPCDTCGRLTKSGKLCEKCQNELKAELRTLEAAQDFREEMDRKTRATYLSEKK from the coding sequence ATGGCTGAATTAAGAAATTGCCCGTCATGTAACGGATTTTTTAACTATACGGGTATGCGGGATGTTTGCCATAACTGTGCACAAATAGAAGAGGATCAATATCAGGTCGTATACCGTTTCCTGCGTAAGCGTGAAAATCGTGCCGCAAATGTGGACCGGATTGTAGAGGCAACAGGGGTTGAGCGGGACTTGCTTTATAAATGGGTACGTAAAGGACGTCTGCACCCGGCGATGTTTCCAAACCTTGGCTACCCTTGCGATACTTGTGGGCGTTTGACAAAGTCAGGCAAGCTCTGTGAAAAGTGCCAAAATGAGTTGAAAGCAGAGTTGCGTACATTGGAAGCTGCACAGGATTTCCGAGAAGAGATGGATCGTAAAACTCGTGCAACTTATCTCTCTGAAAAAAAATAA
- the flgM gene encoding flagellar biosynthesis anti-sigma factor FlgM: MKINPIGLQAINNYNKQARPVKTTETQKPFADQIEISSKAKEMQANSTYANERAERVKKIKEAIDSGNYKVDAKQVAEDMLKFYRD, translated from the coding sequence ATGAAGATTAATCCAATCGGTTTGCAAGCAATCAATAATTACAATAAGCAAGCGCGTCCTGTGAAAACTACAGAAACTCAAAAACCTTTTGCGGACCAGATCGAAATTTCAAGTAAAGCGAAAGAGATGCAGGCGAATTCGACCTATGCAAATGAGCGTGCAGAACGTGTGAAAAAGATTAAGGAAGCTATTGATTCCGGAAACTACAAAGTAGACGCAAAGCAGGTTGCTGAAGACATGCTGAAATTCTACCGCGACTAA
- a CDS encoding flagellar protein FlgN, which produces MSIATIVVTLEKLEKMHKSLLELALAKTEYIKQGDMEKLDQLIKNEQAHVAAINTLEQQRQSMVTDYLRAKGIALADTPSVADVITAAENSESTEQLVSVRERLIALLNQLKMQNDLNQKLVMNSLQFVNITLDAMRPQRTEQFNYSGAEVRGNAEVTKRSFNEFKA; this is translated from the coding sequence ATGTCAATTGCCACGATTGTCGTCACGCTGGAGAAGCTAGAGAAAATGCATAAAAGTCTGCTGGAACTAGCGCTTGCGAAAACGGAATACATTAAGCAAGGTGATATGGAAAAGCTTGATCAGCTCATCAAAAATGAGCAGGCACATGTAGCGGCGATTAATACACTTGAACAACAGCGTCAGTCGATGGTAACGGATTACCTCCGAGCAAAAGGAATTGCTCTCGCTGACACACCGTCTGTTGCCGATGTGATAACGGCCGCTGAAAACAGCGAATCCACAGAACAATTGGTCAGTGTGCGTGAACGATTAATCGCGCTTCTGAATCAGTTAAAGATGCAAAATGATTTGAATCAGAAGTTGGTCATGAACTCACTGCAGTTTGTTAATATCACTTTGGATGCTATGCGCCCGCAACGTACCGAACAGTTCAATTATTCCGGTGCGGAAGTGCGCGGCAATGCAGAAGTAACGAAACGGTCATTCAATGAATTTAAAGCCTAA
- the flgK gene encoding flagellar hook-associated protein FlgK yields the protein MRSTFMGLEASKRGLFTQQSALYTTGHNISNANTDGYSRQRVNMETTLGFPSPGLNTGKSAGHIGTGVQAHSVQRIRDSFVDQQYRQETHKLGYWQTRSHSISQLEDVLNEPSDYGLAESLNELWNSLQDLNVRPENGGTRAVVVQRGIAVADSFHYMYNSIKKIQDNAGAELGIQLRDANSILKQIGDLNAQIQTIEPNGYMPNDLYDARDSLIDELATHFPIEVKRSEKGSGGNSLAIAEGPVTVSLLLKDGSKLKLVDGKDYAQFRTDGADDGVTPVGNMTGISLVKLDKDGNDTDLPADWSQTGTTVDINDFSDLGKFKSLVNSYGYTNNNGETTGLFPEMINKLNDMAKAFAEKFNEIHKSGTDLEGNQGEDFFISNDPLVPGITAENIYVSDTIIKDPNTIAASDSDPGNAEPGNGKNALLLANMKFVALEDLDNLSVQTYFEGLIGQLGVDGQQATRLEYNAGTLQQAVKERRDSVSSVSLDEEMTNMITFQQAYNANARMITVIDETLDKIINGMGRAGL from the coding sequence ATGCGTTCAACATTTATGGGACTTGAAGCAAGCAAGCGCGGTCTGTTCACGCAGCAATCTGCGCTATACACAACAGGACATAATATTTCAAATGCCAATACAGACGGCTATTCGCGCCAGCGCGTTAATATGGAAACAACACTGGGATTCCCAAGTCCGGGTTTAAATACAGGTAAATCGGCGGGGCATATCGGAACAGGGGTACAGGCACATTCTGTACAGCGGATTCGAGATAGTTTTGTTGATCAGCAATACAGACAGGAAACGCATAAACTTGGTTACTGGCAGACAAGATCTCATTCTATTAGTCAGCTAGAAGATGTGTTGAATGAGCCATCTGACTATGGTTTGGCGGAATCGTTAAATGAGTTATGGAATTCACTGCAGGATCTGAATGTCCGTCCGGAAAATGGCGGAACGCGTGCGGTTGTCGTACAGCGCGGGATTGCGGTAGCGGATTCTTTCCATTACATGTATAACTCGATTAAGAAAATCCAGGACAATGCAGGTGCTGAACTTGGCATTCAATTAAGAGATGCAAACTCGATTTTGAAGCAAATTGGCGATCTGAATGCACAAATTCAAACAATCGAACCGAATGGCTATATGCCGAACGATTTATATGATGCTCGTGATAGTTTAATAGATGAGCTTGCTACGCATTTCCCGATTGAAGTGAAGCGTTCGGAAAAAGGGTCGGGCGGGAATTCTTTAGCGATTGCAGAAGGGCCGGTTACTGTTAGCCTTCTATTAAAAGATGGTTCAAAGCTTAAACTAGTAGACGGGAAAGATTATGCACAGTTCCGTACGGATGGAGCAGATGACGGTGTTACACCGGTTGGTAATATGACTGGGATTTCACTTGTGAAATTAGACAAAGACGGAAATGATACTGATCTTCCGGCTGACTGGTCGCAAACAGGTACTACTGTTGACATCAACGACTTTAGCGACCTTGGGAAATTTAAATCATTAGTCAATTCGTACGGTTATACAAATAATAACGGTGAGACAACAGGGCTCTTCCCTGAAATGATCAATAAACTAAATGATATGGCAAAGGCTTTTGCTGAAAAGTTCAATGAAATCCATAAGAGCGGAACAGATTTAGAAGGGAATCAAGGAGAAGATTTCTTTATTTCAAATGATCCGTTAGTGCCGGGCATTACAGCAGAAAATATTTATGTATCGGACACGATTATAAAAGATCCGAACACAATCGCCGCTTCAGATTCGGATCCGGGTAATGCGGAACCAGGGAACGGTAAAAATGCGCTTCTTCTGGCAAATATGAAATTTGTAGCTCTGGAAGATTTGGATAATCTGAGTGTACAAACATACTTCGAAGGCTTAATAGGACAGCTCGGTGTAGACGGTCAGCAGGCAACACGCCTTGAATATAATGCAGGGACACTTCAGCAGGCGGTAAAAGAGCGCCGTGACTCAGTAAGTTCTGTCTCGCTCGATGAAGAAATGACAAATATGATTACATTCCAACAGGCGTACAATGCCAACGCCCGCATGATTACAGTAATAGATGAAACACTTGATAAAATCATCAACGGCATGGGCCGCGCCGGATTATAG